A DNA window from Fragaria vesca subsp. vesca linkage group LG3, FraVesHawaii_1.0, whole genome shotgun sequence contains the following coding sequences:
- the LOC101291510 gene encoding probable ribose-5-phosphate isomerase-like translates to MQYIGLQLGAGALKDIVGIPTSVASASEAAKAGIPLGHYEDSSQIDFAFDDADIIEERTLIAVIGRTRSQGEESIIQEKTILNAANKLVFIVRENQYKSGMDGSIPVLVNPVNWMETAEEIDDLFLGDAEVFPLLVLSYRCTAVIASENGLSVVDNVPKNAVKEP, encoded by the exons ATGCAGTATATAGGACTGCAACTTGGAGCTGGTGCTTTAAAGGATATAGTGGGGATACCAAC GTCGGTAGCATCTGCAAGTGAGGCAGCGAAGGCAGGAATTCCATTGGGTCACTATGAGGATAGTTCTCAA ATTGATTTTGCATTTGATGATGCTGATATTATAGAAGAAAGGACACTTATTGCTGTCATTGGGAGAACAAGATCGCAGGGTGAGGAGTCCATAATCCAAGAGAAG ACTATACTAAATGCAGCAAATAAACTTGTCTTCATAGTCAGAGAAAACCAGTATAAATCTGGTATGGATGGTTCTATACCAGTTTTGGTGAACCCT GTCAACTGGATGGAAACTGCTGAAGAGATTGATGACTTGTTTTTAGGTGATGCAGAG GTTTTCCCATTACTTGTGTTGAGTTACAGATGCACTGCAGTAATCGCTTCGGAAAATGGGCTGTCTGTTGTTGATAATGTGCCTAAGAATGCAGTAAAGGAACCTTAA
- the LOC101292094 gene encoding cytochrome P450 716B2-like yields the protein METLYLVLSLGAAFLAFALFAFKSEDGKNLPPGSMGWPIVGETLEFLFGKPENFVFKRMKRYSPDIFKTKILGEKTAVICGPNGHKFLFSNEQKYFTAFRPHSMQKMFRSYKAATPAAAPKQIARDEESKVLKSPGFLKPEALMRYLGKMDSITQEQMKVYWEGKNQVLAYPLAKTLTLSLACRFFLGIDEPERIARLVENFDDVTVGMHSLIVNFPGTIFHRATKAADAIRKELKTVIQEKKAAMASGAPMMDILTHMIVASDPSGQHMPEAEIADKMMGLLTAGYSTVATAMTFFMKYVGERPDIYAKVLAEQMDIAESKKPGQLLEWEDLNKMKYSWNVIYEVMRFTPPLQGTFREALTDFEYAGYTIPKGWKVYWTVSTTNMNPEYFPNPEKFDPSRYDDLSAFPPFTFVPFGGGPRMCPGKEYARLAILTFVHNVVKRFKWEVVFPKEKITGDMMPTPEKGLPVRLTCH from the exons ATGGAGACCCTTTACCTTGTTCTCTCTTTGGGTGCTGCTTTTCTCGCCTTTGCTCTCTTCGCATTCAAATCCGAAGATGGCAAGAACCTCCCACCAGGCAGCATGGGGTGGCCTATCGTGGGAGAAACTCTCGAGTTTCTTTTTGGAAAGCCTGAAAACTTTGTGTTCAAGAGGATGAAGAGGTACTCCCCTGACATCTTCAAGACAAAGATTCTCGGGGAGAAAACTGCTGTCATTTGTGGACCTAATGGCCACAAGTTTCTCTTCAGCAATGAGCAGAAGTACTTCACAGCATTCCGTCCACACTCTATGCAGAAGATGTTCAGGTCGTACAAGGCTGCTACTCCTGCTGCTGCTCCGAAACAGATTGCTCGCGATGAAGAGTCGAAAGTACTAAAGTCACCGGGGTTCCTTAAGCCAGAAGCATTGATGAGGTACTTGGGGAAGATGGACTCAATCACCCAAGAACAGATGAAGGTGTACTGGGAAGGCAAGAACCAGGTCTTGGCCTACCCTTTGGCCAAGACTTTGACTCTTAGTCTTGCCTGCAGATTCTTCTTGGGGATTGATGAGCCGGAGAGGATTGCTAGGCTGGTGGAGAACTTTGATGATGTGACTGTGGGGATGCACTCACTTATTGTGAACTTCCCCGGAACCATTTTCCACAGGGCAACAAAAGCAGCTGATGCAATCAGGAAGGAGTTGAAGACTGTGATCCAGGAGAAGAAGGCTGCAATGGCATCAGGAGCACCTATGATGGATATTCTGACACATATGATTGTGGCAAGTGATCCATCTGGGCAACACATGCCTGAGGCTGAGATTGCAGATAAGATGATGGGTTTGTTGACTGCTGGGTACAGTACTGTGGCTACAGCTATGACTTTCTTCATGAAATATGTGGGAGAAAGGCCTGACATCTATGCCAAGGTCCTAGCAG AACAAATGGACATTGCAGAGTCAAAGAAGCCAGGACAACTTTTGGAATGGGAAGACTTGAACAAGATGAAGTACTCATGGAATGTCATATATGAGGTTATGAGATTCACTCCACCACTTCAGGGAACATTCAGAGAGGCTTTGACAGATTTTGAGTATGCCGGTTACACCATTCCCAAGGGCTGGAAG GTGTATTGGACTGTTAGCACAACAAACATGAACCCAGAATACTTCCCCAACCCAGAAAAGTTTGACCCCTCAAGATACGATGACTTGAGTGCATTCCCACCATTCACATTTGTTCCATTTGGAGGAGGACCAAGAATGTGCCCAGGTAAAGAGTATGCTAGGCTTGCGATACTCACTTTTGTTCACAATGTGGTCAAGAGGTTCAAGTGGGAAGTGGTGTTTCCTAAGGAGAAGATCACAGGTGATATGATGCCTACCCCAGAAAAAGGACTTCCAGTTCGTCTTACTTGTCACTAG